The Agrobacterium vitis region CTTATGCAGTGCAAGGTACCGGATGAGCGACGGCAGCAGTTGCTGGCCTCACAGGATTGACCCATGGACGCTGTCGAACTCGCGCGGCAGCGTGCCGCGGCGCTTCACGATGAGGTGGTCTCCAAGGGCGCTGACCCTTGGGATCCCGAGGCGCTCGTTAAAGCCGCCGCATCCAGTCTGGAATTGGACATCGAGCTTGTCGAGCCAGGCAGCGCGATCCTGGAGGGCGGTCGGGCACAGTTCGATCCAATAAATCGTGCCATCAGGCACGAGGACTCGGGAACAACCTTCTTCAAGGCCTTCCTGGTGGGCCACGAGCTCGGTCACGCCACGCTCGGCGACGACCGGGTCGAGCACGTCGCCCACGACGTCGATCCCACGCGGCCAGCGGAAGCTTCCCCCGTTGGCGAGGATCGGGTCGTCGACTACAGCCGGCGGCAGCGCCGCGAGGTCCAGATGGACCTGTTCGGTCGCGAGCTCCTGCTACCGCGCAAACGGGCTCGCGCACTCCACCTTGACGGCATGACGGCATCAGAGATTGCGACGAGGCTGGGAGCCCCCTTCGACGTCGTCGCGCTACAGCTTCTCGATGCGCTGCTGCTTCCGGCGGTCGAGCCGGACCCCGACGAGGCCGAGGTAAGGCCTCCGAAGCCGCTCAATGATGAGCAGCGCGAGGCTGCACGGCATCGTGGGGTCCCCTATCTTCTCGAGGCCGGACCGGGAACGGGAAAGACGCAGACCCTTGTCGGGCGGGTCGCCGGCCTCGTCGATGAAGGAAACGACCCCCGATCGATTCTTGTGCTGACTTTCTCCAACAAGGCTGCCGGAGAACTATCCGAGCGCATCGCCGGACTGCGGCCAGAGGCAGCGTCGGCGATGTGGATCGGGACATTCCACGCCTTCGGTCTCGATCTGGTGCGAAGATACCACAAGCAGTTGGGCTTCCCGAGAGAGCCCCGCATGATGGATCGCAGCGAGGCGATCGCGATCATGGAGCGCGAATATCTCGCACTGGACCTCACCCATCATCGGGAGTTCATGAATCCCGATCGTCCCCTCAAGGACATGCTCACCGCGATATCCCGGGCGAAAGACGAGGTCGCGGACGCTGACCGCTACGCCGCGCTGGCGCGGGAGATGCTGGATAGGGCCACCGACCCCGAGGCCCGCAATGCCGCTGAGCGGTGCGCCGAAGTCGCGCTTGTCTATGAGAAATACGAGGAGTTGAAGCTCGCGGCATGCGCCGTGGACTTCGGCGATCTCGTGTCTCTGCCCGTAAAGCTGCTCGAGTCCGATGCCGAGGCAGTCTCGATTCTGCGCGCGACATATAGCCATATCCTCGTCGACGAGTATCAAGACGTGAACCGCAGCAGCGTGAGGCTGCTCCAGAGACTGACGGATGTTGGCAAAAACCTCTGGGCCGTTGGTGACGCGCGGCAGGCGATCTACAGGTTCCGCGGCGCATCCTCATTCAATATGTCGCGATTCAAGACCGAGGACTTTCCTGGTGGTACTGGTGATCGGCTGCGTCTCAACTATCGATCGACGCCCGAGATCGTTGGCGCATTTTCGAATTTCGGGGGGGGCATGCAGGCTGGCATTGGCGATGCCTCCCTCAAAGCAGATCGACCGTCCAGCGGTGTCCCGCCAGAGCATTTGACCTTCGGTGACAATGACGACGAGGCGGACGCACTCGCCGACGAAATTCTGCGCCATTCTCAGGACGTCGCCTTCCGCGACCAGGCTGTGCTCTGCCCCGGCAACGACCGGCTCAACCGCATGGGTCGTGAACTGGAGCGACGCGGAATTCCGGTCCTCTACCTCGGCAATCTCTTCGAACGACCCGAGGTCAAGGATCTGCTGTCCGTTCTGTCGTTGCTCGTCGACAGGCGGGCCATGGGATTGGTGCGTAAGGCCTCGCTCCAGGGATTGTCGACCGGGCTAAGTCTGCCGGGTGCCGCAGCGGTGGTCGAGCACCTTCGGCAGGTGGAAGCCGGACCGCTCGCCTGGGCCGGTTCATTGCCCTCACTGCCAACCCTGGACGCCGCTGACACTGAGGCCATGCACCGGGTGGCCGGCATGCTGGACGGCTTTGGCACCGATGCGCTTCCCTGGTCCGTGCTGGCGCATGTCATGCTCGATCGGACACGAACGGCGGCGCTGATCGCTTCGACGGACGATATCTCGAGTCGCGCCATGGGCGTGGCGATCTGGCAGCTGATGGGCTTCCTGCGCGCTCAACGTGCAGGGCCGGGTTTGCCGATCCACCGCACGCTCGACGGGATCAGGCGACTTGTCCAGCTCGCCGATGAACGGGATCTTCGACAGATTCCGCTGGCCGCTCAGGGCATCAACGCGGTCCGGCTGATGACGATCCATGGTAGCAAGGGTCTCGAGTTCCCCGTGGTACACGTCATGGGTCTGAATAAGGGGAGCATGCCCAGCACTGCACGTAAGCCGGCCTGTCCGGTGCCAGATGGCATGATCGCTGGCGGAGAAGGCGGAACGATCGCTCTGGCTGCTGCGGATCACGCTCTCGAGCAGGAATGCCTTTTATATGTCGCCGCCTCTCGTGCCCGGGACCGCCTCCTGCTTTACTCAGCGACCCGAATGGCGAACGGCAACCGGCGCAATCCCTCGGATTTCATAGCACGGTTAGGTGTAACGAAAACCCGCGCGGCAACGCCGCACGCGGATCGGAAACCGGACCCCGAGGATGAACCGCTCCCGATCGTATTGGGGCCTGAAATCAAGGTCACGACAGCGCAACTGGATCTGTATGATCGGTGCCCACGGCGCTTTTTGTACACCCATGTGCTTGGCGTCGGCGGTCGACGCACGCCAACAACCATGACGACAATGCACGATCTGGTCCGCGCCATCGTGACGGAAATCGCCGCCACTGATCCCTCCGTCGTGTCGCTTGGTGACATGGAGAGACTGCTGGAGCAGAGATGGTCTGAAGGGCCACTGGCTGGGGACGAATATCGGCTGCACCGTGAAGTTGCGACCCTGCTTGTCCAGCGGTTCGTGGCGATGCGCGCGGGTACAACCCGCTCGATACCGCCTTCTCTCCAAACAGGGCTCGGAACGACTACCGTCTCGGCAAATGCAGACGATGTCGTGATGACGCCTAATGGACGGCATATCGTGCGAATGGTTCGGACCGGTCACCGATCCTCCAAAACCGGACAGGGCCTCGCCGACGCCGCCTTCCAGATGGCGGCCGCCAACTCACTTCCCGGCTGCACGGTCGAGATCGTCCACCTCGGCGATGACGATCACACTACAAGGGTCGAGTTCGACCATAAGGCGCTCGGCAAGAGAACAGAAAAGCTTGCCGAAGTCTTCGCGGCGATCGAGGGCGGAAACTTCACGCCTAAGCGATCCGACCGCACATGCCCCTTCTGTCCCGCCTTCTTTACCTGCGGTCCAGTGGCCGACGGCAGGCTGCAAAAAAATCTCTGACCAAAATTACCGGTCGGCCGATGCTGGCGAGATTAACCCTGTGAGACCGACGCAATCAGGCCGAGGTCCACAGGAAAACAAAATATGTCTCTTATCGAAAACCCCGACATCGACGATGTCGCACTCGCCGTGCAGGAAGATCGCCCCCTGCGCCCCGGTCGCTACCGGGTCTCGCTCGCTGTCGACAGCGTAGATTTCCACCCGCTTATCCTCGACGATCCGGTTCCGCTCGGCCGCCAGATCCTGAAGAAGGCCGGCATTAACGACATCGATGGTCACTCACTGTTCGTGATCACGTCCGAAGGCGACTTCGAAGATGTCCGGGCGGATGAGGAGGTCGATCTGCGCGATCGTGCCGCCTTCCGCTTCATCACTTTCAGCACCGACCCGCTCTACCGCGTCAAGCTCAACGAGGCGCGCATCGTGTGGGGCCGTTCTTCCATCCCTGAAGCGGTGCTGCGTGCGCTCGCCGGCATCGGCAGTGACGAGGCGGTCTTCCTGGAGGTGCGTGGCGGCAAGGACAAGCTGATCGAACCGGGCACCGATGCGGATCTCGCCGCCAACGGCGTCGAGAAGTTCATCACGGCGCCCAACAAGGTCACCTACACGTTCTTCGTCAACGGCAAGGCCTATGAGACCGATAAGAAGAAGCTGACCGGCGCGCAGATCAAGGCGATGGTATCTGACTGGGATCCGCAGCATGACCTGTCGCTGGAGGGCGAGGGCGATGACCCGGACCGCATCATCGCCGATGATGAGGCTGTGAGCCTCGTTCCGAAGCATGGTGTCCGCCGTTTCTCGTCGGTCCCCAAGGCGAATTTCGGCTGATGCCCGGCGTGTTCGACATGCAGCTGGAGCAGCTGCGGGAGCGCTTCGGCGACGTTCAGACCCGGCAGTTGCCGAGCGGCACCACGCTCGTCACCGTGCCGGGCGTCCGCCTGCCGGAGGGGTGGTCGAAGTCGTCGACCACCATCCGCTTCATCGTCCCGCCTGGATATCCATTTGCGCAGCTCGACTGCTTCTGGGCGGATCCCGATCTCCTTCTTGCGCATGGAGGTCCACCACAGAACTCCGCGTCAACTCCCGTCCCGGAGACCGTCGAGCCGGCACTCTGGTTCTCGTGGCATTTGACGGGACCATGGAACCCCAACCGCGACAGTCTGTCGACGTGGATGAATGTGGTGATCGATCGAATGAGGCAGGTCCAATGAGCCGCGTCCGCTTTCCTGCACCTCTCTACTCCGATCTGGCGTCGATGTTGCTCGACGCCAATGACCTGGAGAGCTGTGCCATCGCCTATGCCCATCACGATGCGCATAGTGACACATGGATCGTCGCCGACGCCAGACCCGTGCCGGACGATGCGTATGAGAGCCGTACCTGCGTATCTGCGATCCTCAAATCGTCTTTCCTCATCGAGGTTGCAAACCGCAGCAGGGTCACCGGCATGGCCGTCATCGCGATCCACACGCATCCGGCCAGCCCCGGCCATCCGCATTTTTCGCCGGTCGACGATGCGGGCGAGACGGAACTGGATTCGTATTTTGTTCGGCGAGCGGCACCAGTGCCACATGTCGCACTGGTGATCGGGCCGCAGGGCTGCCGTGCGCGCCCTCTCGGAAAGGACGATGAGATCGACGTATGGGAAGTGGGAGAGAGGCTCATGCTCCATTCGCCCATGCACGGCGTGTCCGATCAGGAACGCGACGACCGGCAGGTCAGGGCATTCGGAGCGCCGGGGCAACGGCTGCTGCGCCGCCTCCACTTCGGCGTGATCGGTGCGGGTGGGACGGGATCGCTCGAGTGCCAGCAACTTGCCCATCTCGGCGCCAGGCAGATCACGGTGATCGACCACGACCTAGTCGAGGAGACGAATCTTAATCGCCTCGTCGGCTCTGTCCCCTCAGACGTTGGCCGGCCGAAGGTCGAGGTCGCGGCTAGGATGATCCGCGCCATTAACCCTGATGCCAAGGTGGTCCCCCTTCAAGCCGACATCGTCGACGAGGAGGTAGCTAAGCTCATCACAACCTTCGATTTCGTGCTGTTGTGCACGGATTCCCATGCGAGCCGGGCGGTCGTCAACCAAGCTGCCTACCAGTATTTGGTGCCCGTAATTGATATGGGCGTCAGCATCACTGTCGCGAACGGAGCCGTCAGCCATATCACGGGACGCGTGCAGATGCTTGCGCCCGGACTTCCTTGCCTGAACTGCTCGGGCGCGCTCGACGGCGAGGCGATCCGGCGGGAGATGCTGACGCCTGAGCAGCGCGCGGCGGACCCCTATGTACAGGGCGAGCGCGAACCCCAGCCCGCGGTTTTGTCGATCAACTCTACCGTGAGTTCGCTCTCGATGACCATGCTGCTCGGGGCTGTCACGCCGGTTCCGATCAAACCACGCTATCAGGTTTATGACGGCATTCGTGGCCGAGTGAAGGAGATAGCTGTCGCCGTGCAGCCGAATTGCGTGGCCTGCTCTTCAATGGGCGCCTTCGCTAAAGGGCCAACCTGGAATCTGCCGGTCCGGCCAACACGTTACAATAGGAGCGACAAATGACAGAGCCTGCACGAATGGTCCGGTTGGTCGGCGATGCCGAGTACAGGGACCAGGCTGAAGCAAGCCTCAGCACCCCTGGCGACGCTTCCATGGTGTTTCGCTCACGACCCAGATCGATTGTCATGGCGTGCCCTGATGGGTGCGGCGAGACGTTAGTAATCAACCTGGACAGTCGCGCCGACAAGGCATGGCGCTTTGATATGCGGGGAGAAGGACTTACCCTCTTTCCCTCAGTGTGGCGTGAAGGAGGGTGCGAAAGCCACTTCATCGTCTGGCGTGGTCACATTCTGTGGTGCGACCGATTTGAGGGGGGAAATCGAGAACCGCCTTATAATCCCGAGATCGAAGCGGCCGTTCTCAGCGCAATGGACGAGGTTCAACCACGCAATGCCGTGGAACTAGCCGATGCGATCGAAGAACTCGTCTGGGACGTCAGTCGCGTCGCAAATCGGCTTGTGGGGCGCGGCCTCGCACGATCGTGGAAGATTAATGGAGGGTGGGTATTCGTGCGGGTGGTGTGACCGTGTAGCGGAGAACGATAGGCATGCTCTTGCGCGCTGCGTTCAGGTCGAACTTGCCCTGATATTCTGACCCGCCGTTGTCGAGGAACTGGTAGTAACGCCCCCGCGAAAACTCGTTTGGGTGTCAGAACAAATTTGCCTGGTAGGCAGTCGCCATGAATGACACCCGCTCTTCCAGCGGGCGGGCGCAACTCAAAAAACGTGGCTGCTGATAGTTTGAAAATGCCCCGTTTCGCGTCGCGTCGGTTAGCAAATATGGCATATGGCCTCAGTCTTCGTCTTGATACAAATCCTTGGATTCTGGCGCTGAAAACCGCACTTTGGTGTCAGCCAGCCAGAGAGGCTTAGCCCATCTCGGCTCCCTTGTTCGGCAAGGCCACCCTGATCCCAGCGATCTGGGATGAGGGCGGATGTATTGATTTCGCCGGTTTTGACGGTACTTTATCGGAGGCAAGGGATTCGAGATTTGAGGTCAATGCCTCACTGTGAAACGGTCGATAGATCCCGATAGTCCACAAAAAAATTTCTGCCCAGAAATTCCTTAAAAAACCTGCAAAATCAAAATGCTAACATTTTGACGGCCTCCATCGCGGCGCAGGGAACCAAAAAGGAAATTTTTTGCAGGAAAATCAAATCCTTAGGGCAGAAAAAATATTAGAGTGGGAGTGCCGGATACAAACGGTGGCCGTAGCGTAGTTTCGGCGGCGATTTTCGCTGGTGCCGCTCTTGTCATAGGGTCTCACCCTTTCCGTCTCTGCCTGACAGGTCGGATCTGTCTCGGGTCGAGTGGCGGCTCTTAGAGCGCACCTCGCCGCCTCTTACAACAAGAACAAGCCAAGTCGTTCGACGAGCACGCTCAAATTATCGAGAACTTCAGCAGAGGGAATATCGAGGAGAACAATGATACGCTTACCCAGCATATCATGCGCGCGGCATCGGCATACGAGACCGCTTTGAACCTGGTGGGGATGGAGGAGACGTAAACGCGCTCGTCGGGATGTGTAGACGCAGCTCTCCGGCGTTCTACCGTTGCGACACCCGTTTGCCCAGTATCACCCGAATTTCCATGGGGACCAACAAACTGGCTTAGCGGGCAACAAATAGCGGTGAATCAAAGGCGGTAATTGCCGGCAGCGACTTGTCCCACGGTTCGATGTCGATGGTCACGCTGAGCGCCGAAGGCCCCTGCCCGAGTTGGGACGTGCCGTGATCCGCAGTGAGGACATTTGGATTGCCGTGCTTGTCGAGAGAATTTTCTTTGTCTCGATCGAGTGGGTCGTACCAGGCACCGGTCGCCATCTGCACGACACCCGGCATAACATCGTCGGAAACCCTGGCAGCGCCAAGGATCTGGCCTCGCGAGTTGAACAGACGGACAATGTCACCATCGCGGATCCGCCGCTTACGCGCATCCTCGGGATGGATCGACACCGACTCGCGGCCTTTCGTCTTTGCGGCAGAACTCAACGACGTCTGATCCATCTGGCTGTGCAATCGGTGCGCGGGCTGGTTGGTCACCAGATGCAACGGATAATCCAGGCTGCCGCCCGCACCGAGCCACTCCTTTGGAGCTAGCCATACCGGATGCCCTGGGCAATCCGCGTAACCGAAGCCAGCCACCGTTTCCGAGAAAATCTCTATGCGTCCGGATGGGGTTGAGAGAGGAGACCCTTCCGGATCGTGCCGGAAGTCGGAAAACAGCACAGAATCATCAGCCGGCATTGTGATCTCCACATGACCGGCCTTCCAAAAATTGTCGAAATCGGGAAGCGAAACCGAATGCCGTTCAGCCCCTTTGCGCGCTTCGGCATAAATGCTCTGCAGCCATTGCATTTCGCTGCGATCTTGCGTGAATTCCAAATCATGCCCGGAAAGGCGTGCCAGCCCGGCGAAGATGTCGCAATCGCTTTTCGCCTCGCCCACCGGTTCGACAGCCTTCTTCATGGCCAGGATGAACCGATCCTTGGAACTGGAACCGATATCGTTTCGCTCGAGCGTGGTGGTGGCCGGCAAGGCTATATCCGCATAACGCGCAACGGTGGACCACCATGGATCGTGTACGACGACCGTCTCGGGTCTTTTCCAGGCCTTGATCAGACGATTGATATCCTGATGATGATGGAAGGGATTCCCGCCGCACCAGTAGACAACTTTGATATCCGGATAGGTCATCGATTTACCGTTGAACGCATAGGTGCTTCCCGGCGCGAGCAACATGTCGGCTATGCGGGCAACAGGGATCGCACTCCCGGCAGGGTTCGGTCCCTGTTTGAGTGAAACCGCAGGGATGGGCGTGCGCGGTTCGCCCATCCCTGCGATACTGCCGTAGCCGAATGCGAAACCCTGCCCCGGCAAACCGATGCCGCCAAGGATCGCCGCAAGCACGATCGTCATCCAGAATGGCTGCTCGCCATGATCGGCGCGCTGCAGCGACCAGTTCGTGGACACCAGCGTCCGGGATGCTGCGATCTCTTCCGCCAGCCGGAGAATGCGTCCAGCCGGTATCCCTGTGAGCCCGGCCGCCCAGTCCGCATCTCTGGGACAGCCGCCATCGGCGCCTTCCAGATAACTTGAAAACTGCTCGAAGCCGACAGTACAGCGGGCAAGGAACTCGTCATCCTGCCGGTTGTTCTTCAGCAGATGATAGGCCAATGCCAGCATCAAGGCGGTATCGCTACCCGGCCGAATCGGGATCCGTTCCGCATCGAGAAATTCGGGAGCGTCGCTCATCAGGGGGCTGATATTGATAAACCGGACACCATTGCCGCGAGCCGTTCGCATCCACATCTCCGCGGAATGAGCACCGGGTCCTCCCGAAACCACCTGGTGATTTTTCAGCGGCAAGCCGCCGAAGGCAAGGAACAGTTCGGTATGTGCGCTGATGGACTGCCAGCTTGTGGTCGCCCGGGTGATGCTGTCGGTGTTGCCGACCACATGCGGCAGGATCGCATAGCCTGCTGCAATGCTGTAGGAATGGATCTGACCTGTGTAGCCGCCACGAAGACCCAGATAGCGCTGCAATTGCGTCTTGGGATGATGGAAGCGCCCTGCGCTCGCCCAGCCATAGGATCCGGCGAAAATCGAGGAATTGCCGTGATCGGTTATCGCATTGTCGAGCACATTGGAAATGGCAGACAGTGCCTCGTTCCAATCGACTTCGACAAACGCGTCAGTCCCGCGGCCCCTGCCGCCATCTCCGTCCAGCCAACCCTTGCGGATTGCAGGACGCGCAATGCGCGTCGTGTGATGTACCCATTCCGGAATGCTTCGCAACATCGGCGACGGGAACGGATCTTTTGCAAACGGTTCGATAGCACTGAGCTTGCCGTCATCCGTTCGCACCGTGAACGCACCCCAGTGCGATGAATGTGGAAAAAATTCCGGCTTTCCATTTCGATCCATAGCTAGAGCTTTCCGGTTTCGCTATCCGGTTTCGCAATGTCGCGTCCTGCCATTCCAGCCATTTCCGCAATATGCCAGATTGGCCCGATGAGCAAATTACTGATCAGCATCCGCACGAGATGAAAACCGAGAACCAGCGGCACCGCGACGTTGAGAGCGGCTGCCGTCACGACCATTTCAGGCGTTCCTCCCGGGGCCATACCGAGAATGACGGCCTCCTTGGGCAAACCGGAAAGATATGCGACACCAAGGGCCAGAGCGGCAAGCAGCGCCGCAAGCGCGAACGAGGATATCACAGAGGCAAAAGCAAGACGCTTGCTGCCTAGAAGAAATTTGCCCGTCAACTTGACGCCCAGCGACGCACCCATGCCGATCTGCGCCGCGTTGATCAGCCAGTGCGGAAAACCGGAAGGCGCATGCCACAGTGCGGTGATTGCCATCGAGAAAAACAGGGGTCCCAGCATCCACGGATTGGCAATCCTGAATACCTGCAACACCAGCGCCGATACAAGTCCGCAAATCAGAATGAGCACCAGTCCCGGCAGATACACAGGCAGGCTCTCAGCGTGGAATATGCTCCGGGAGGAAGGATCGTTTATAAGCAGCATAAGCGGCGGGAAAGTCAGGACGACAACCACCATGCGGATCGTTTGCGCCAGGGTCACTGCGGGAACATAGGCCCCGGCTTTTTCTGCCAGAACGGGCATTACAGTGACCCCGCCCGGTACTGCGCAGAAATAACCGGTTTTCATATCCACCCTCGCCACCATCGAGAACATCCGGGCGATTGCCAGGCCCGCTAGAATGGTGAGCAGGCCGGCGAGGGCAATGGCCGGCAGTGCGCTGACCACAGCCAGAAAGACGGGTTTGGTAAAACCTAACCCGAAGCTAGCCCCAAGGATCATCAGCGCCACCGGCCTCGTCCGCTTCGGGAGCGCCGCCGGGCGAAACCAGGCAAGTATCGAGCTTGCTATCATCGCACCGATCATCCATGCCAGGGGTACGTGGAAAAGCGATAGAAGATAGCCTCCAAGCGATGCCACGACCGCCGTCGATATGAACGTAACCATGCTGGACCTTGTCTCATCGCTTGACTGTCCGAAACTTATTGCATCATTGCACTCTCATGTAAACATTAGTATACATAGGCATCCGCAATTTGGCGGAGTACTTGTTTGTGATCGTTCGAGGCCTTGTGCCGGTAGCTGCGATGGGGAAATTCATGCTCAAAGTCTATGGCCGTTCAAATTCCTCCAATTCCGCCAAAGTGTTCTGGCTGCTGGCGGAAATGGGGATCGAATACGACAGGATCGATTGCGGCGGAAGCTTTGGTGGCAACGACACGCCGGAATATCTGGCCATGAACCCCAACGGAAAGGTTCCGACCATTGAAGATGACGGTACGATCGTGTGGGAATCCAACGCCGTTCTGCGTTATCTCGCATCCCGCCACGATGCTTTCTCCTTCTGGCCTGCTGCACCCGCAGTCCGTGCAGGCATCGACCAATGGATGGACTGGAGCGCAACCACGCTTACTCCACCGATCGGGCGCGTTCGAAAAGCGCTCAAGAATGATCGCCCGGAAGCCGAGAAGCAGATGAAATCCACCGTCGACGCCTTTACCCTGCTGGATCACAGGCTCGGCAGGACTACCTTCATCAGCGGCGACACATTCTCTCTTGCAGACATTGCGTCTGCTCCTGCCGTCCATCGCTGGTTCCTGCTGGACCTTCCAAAGCCTCACCTGTCCTCTCTCGCGGCGTATCGCGACCGCCTGGCCGAGCGTCCCCATTATCAGACATTCATTGCCGGGCCGCTGTCATGATGGCGGATCGGGATTGTAGGTTAAGGTTGAACCAGATCATCAAAGTAGATTAGGAGTATACCCATCAATTTTCGAACGGATGGCCCGAGACTGGTAATGATCAAAAAAGACAGGAAACCGGAGACTGCCGGTACGCGCGATCTTGGCCGAGAGGCATATGAGCGGGTACGCCTTGCCATTCAGAACGGCCAGCTTGCCATCGGCGAACGTGTGACCGAAGTACTTCTCGCGGAGAAATTCGGCGTTTCGCGTACGCCCATTCGAGAAGCCATCTCCAAGCTGGAGGCCGATGGCCTGCTGACCAACGAGCCGCGCCGCGGACTGACGGTGACGAATCTTAATCATCAGCAGATCGTTGAACTCTACACCATGCGTGAAGTTCTCGAAGGCGCGGCCGCAAGGCTGACGGCACAGAGCGCCAGCGATACAGAACTTGCGACCCTGATCCAGCTCATAGAGACGGAAGAAAATCAGCTCGACAACCCTAGAAAACTTGCCGAGATCAATCGCAATTTCCATCGTCTCCTGGCGCTTGCCGCACACAACCGCTACCTGTTACGCAGCCTGAACCAATTGTCGGTGACCATGTCCCTGCTACCAAGTCTGCTGCAGGAGGGCGGCCGCTCCAAAAATGCACATACGGAGCATATGGCCATCGTGAGGGCGCTGGAAAAGCGTGATGGAGACGCCGCCGAAACGGCTGTCCGCCTTCATGTACGGTCTTCACAGCGCCATCGCATGATCACGACACTGGGCAACGACCAAGAGGCGGATAATTTCTAGCTGCCAGCCAAACCGAGAAGCACTGAGGCGGAAAGAGACGCAGGCACGGCTGCCTGGGAATCCAGGGTGAGAACGGCATTTGTAATGACCTCGATCTCTGTTTCCCGGCCAGCAATACGGAGACAGTCCGTGAACTTTTCACGGACATCCGAAGCGGTCACAGGATTATCGGCATGGCCTCTTGGCCGCCGCACCGGATCGCCTGCCACGCGGCGACCATCCTGATAGACAAGTGTGACCTGATCGGCAGCGGCCCATCCGTCGATCGCCGGGTCCAGTTCAAGAGCGTCTTTCCGGATGACAATGCCCATAGTCCGGGAAATTTCCGGGTCGGCAAGAAGCCCGGGTGTCAGTTCGCCCAGGCCGACCCATCCTCGGACGGCGGCGGCCGCCATGAAGAATTCGAGACTGAACCGCGCTTCGTTGACAGAGACAGGCGCGGTGTATCGCAGCGTTTTCGAATGACGCGAGCTAAGACTGACCTCGATTGCCTTCAACCGTTCAAGCTCGCCCGCGGTTGGGCGAAGCGCCAGCATCGCGTCTATCGCCCGATGGCCAGCGTAGCAGACCGGAAAACGCTTCACACTCGGTGCGATTTTCCCCAGCATCCAATCGCCGTCAGCATGGTTGAGGGCGCGGTCAATGTTTACATCTCCCGCTGGCGAAAAACTGGACAGGAAACCGGTTGCTCCCTCAAGGGCGTCGCCAGCACCGGTATAGCCCCCTTGGGCCAGGTAGGCTGCCAGCACGCCCGACTGGGCGGCTCTTCCCGCATGAAAAGGTTTGGTCATGCTGCCGAAATTGGCCAGCAGCCCTGCACCCTGCGACGCGGCATTTGCAAGGGCATGAGCCGTTATCTTCGCATCGAGCCTCAGCAACACGCTAGCCGCCGCCGCCGCCGCGATCGGCCCAAGCAGCCCGGTCGGATGGAGGCCACGCGCGTGATACATCGTTGTTTCGCGAGAAGCGAGTTCGGTCCACGTTTCGTATGCTGCCACATAGGCGAGTAACATATCGCGTCCGGAAACCGGCTGCGTCTGGGCAACGGCAAGAATAGCCGGCACCACCACCGCGCTGACATGCCCTCCGAACGCGACGTCATCGAAATCCAGCGCATGGGCTGCCGTCCCGCCAATCAGGGCGAGATCGAGGATATCGGGCGGACCAGATCCTATCGATGCCAGAGTCGATAGGATCTGGCGGACGGCGGGCTCGCCGCAACCGGCGATCATGACACCGATCGTGTCCATGAACGCCGCCGTCGCACGGCCCATAACCGCCTGCGGTACGCTCTGCGCAACGATGCCCGACACGACGCCAGCCAGTTCACGGGTAAGAGGAAATGGCATGGCGACGGGGTCCTTCTCCGGCTTCAGGCCGCACGCAGCGCCGCA contains the following coding sequences:
- a CDS encoding MmgE/PrpD family protein, translating into MPFPLTRELAGVVSGIVAQSVPQAVMGRATAAFMDTIGVMIAGCGEPAVRQILSTLASIGSGPPDILDLALIGGTAAHALDFDDVAFGGHVSAVVVPAILAVAQTQPVSGRDMLLAYVAAYETWTELASRETTMYHARGLHPTGLLGPIAAAAAASVLLRLDAKITAHALANAASQGAGLLANFGSMTKPFHAGRAAQSGVLAAYLAQGGYTGAGDALEGATGFLSSFSPAGDVNIDRALNHADGDWMLGKIAPSVKRFPVCYAGHRAIDAMLALRPTAGELERLKAIEVSLSSRHSKTLRYTAPVSVNEARFSLEFFMAAAAVRGWVGLGELTPGLLADPEISRTMGIVIRKDALELDPAIDGWAAADQVTLVYQDGRRVAGDPVRRPRGHADNPVTASDVREKFTDCLRIAGRETEIEVITNAVLTLDSQAAVPASLSASVLLGLAGS